The Bacteroidota bacterium genomic sequence TCCAATAAGTCATAAAAACACGGGGCACCGTTCCCACTTTGGCCTCAATACTTATCTTTGCGTTATGGCTAAGATTAACATAAAGAAAGACGCCCCCGCTGCTGCTGCTTCTTCAGAGAAGGCGAAACCTGCCACAATGGCTTTTGGCCGCACCAATTACCTGATTATACTTGGTGGTGTGGTGATGCTCATTATCGGCTATCTGCTTATGGTAGGCGGCGGGTCTGACGATCCGAATGTGTTTAACGAAGAAATGTTCAGCACACGCCGTATTACGGTATCGCCCATTGTGCTGCTGCTGGGTTTTGTGGTGGTGCTTTACGGCATTATGCACAAAGGCAAAACACAGGCCTAACCAAATCATACACGCTTTTTCAACCATGCAAAATGTTTTCCGCTCGAAAGTCCGGGAAACATTTTTCTTTTTCCGATGGGTATAGCTGAAACACTTGTACTGGCCGTTATTGAAGGGCTCACTGAATTTCTGCCGGTATCGTCAACCGGGCACATGATTATTGCCTCGTCGTTTATGGGCATTGCGGCCGATCCGTTTGTGAAAACGTTTACCGTAGCCATACAGCTTGGTGCCATACTTTCGGTGCTGGTGCTGTACTGGAAACGTTTTTTGCAAAGCGTGAATTTTTATGTGAAACTGGCCATTGCGTTTGTGCCGGCCGCCGTGTTTGGTTTTTTGCTGAACGATTACATTGATGCACTGCTTGAAAATGTAATTGTGGTAGCCGTAACACTGGTGCTGGGCGGCGTGGTGTTTTTGTTTATAGATAAATGGTTTGCGCGAAACGAAACGCAGGGCAGCGATGAGGTGAAACCGCGCTCGGCATTGCTCATTGGCCTGTTTCAGGTGGTGGCTATGATTCCGGGCGTATCACGCTCAGCGGCCACCATTATTGGCGGGTTAACGCAGGGACTAACGCGGCGGGCGGCGGCCGAGTTTTCGTTTTTTCTGGCGGTGCCCACCATGTTTGCGGCCACGGCCTACAAGTTGTTTAAGCTTTGGAAGGAGGGCGGCAGCTTTACACCCGATCAGACACAAATGCTGCTGCTGGGCAATGTAGTAGCGTTTGTAGTAGCCATAGCGGCCATACGTGGTTTTATCGGTTTCCTTTCGCGAAGGGGTTTTGCGGTGTTTGGCTGGTACCGTATAGCGCTGGGGCTGGTGCTGCTTGTTATTCATTTCTTCTTTTTTCCGCTTACCGTAGCATGATGCGCACCTATGATTTTGCGGCCGGTGAGGTGCTGCTTATTGACAAGCCGCTTACCTGGACATCGTTTGATGCGGTGAACCGCGTGAAATATCAGATTACGCGGAGGCTGAAAATAAAAGCCAAAGTGGGGCATGCGGGTACGCTTGATCCGCTGGCTACAGGGCTGCTGATTATTTGCACAGGCAAATTCACCAAGCGGCTCGACAGCTTTCAGGCGCAGGAAAAAGAATATACCGGCACCATTGTGGTAGGAGCCACCACGCCCTGCTGCGATCTTGAAAAGCCGGTGGATGCGTGGTTTGAAACCGCACACATAAGTGATGAGCTGCTGCACCGCACTGCCATGCAGTTTATGGGAAAGCAAACGCAGGTGCCGCCGGTATTTTCGGCTATTCGTGTAAACGGCAAACGGGCCTACGAACACGCCCGCAGCGGCCGCGAAACAACCATGCCGCCGCGCGAGGTGGAAATTCCGGCATTTGACATTACCGGCATACGCCGCATTACCGATGAGCAGGGCCACGCACTTATTGAAGTTGATTTTAGAGTGGCCTGCAGCAAGGGCACCTACATACGCTCACTGGCACGCGATTTCGGGCAGGCGTTGGGCGCCGGCGGGCACCTGAGCGCCCTGCGCCGAACCAAAATAGGCGAGTTTGACGTGAAAGACGCCATTACTACAGCGCAGTTTATGGAACTGATGGAGGAAATGGAAAAAAGCCTGAATGTGGACGGAGATACTGCGTAACCTTAAATTTTGAGCACATCAAAATTCTTCACCTCCGGAGCCGGGAAATAGTAAGGGAAACAGATATAAAATTCATAATACCCTTCGGCCGGAGGAACAAACGTGCCGTTTAGCTGCACACACTGTTCCTGTTTCCAGATCTGCTTGGCAAGCTGTTCGGGCTTATCGGCATAACGGTAAAATACGTTGGCCTGAACAATTTGCCGGGTTTGTGCGCTTAGCTGATATAACTGGCCGGCACTGAGGTAATGCCTGCCCCTGAATTTGTAAAACAGAAACTTAGGAATGGCATAATTGTGTGGAAGGCTGGTGATGTGGCGCAGCTGGTAACGGCGTTTGCCCGAATGAAAACGGATTGCAGTAAACGGTGTGGCGGCCTGCACCCAGAGTGTGCCGTTTTGCGATTGCACAGCAGCACGCTTCCATGAACCGGTGCCTTTACGTACCCAAATTTCAGGCAGTTCGGCAAAAAGCGTGTCGAAACCGAGGCGGATAAAACGCACCTCGTTTTGCCAGCTTATCTGGTGGGTGGCACCTGCACGTAGCCTGCACGACAGCGAATCTGATGCGGCATAATGCTTTTTACGCAGCTGGATGCCGCCCGGTATGGCTTTAAGACTGTCTTCAAATAATTTGCTGGTTTGCAGCCCGCCGATGGTTTTAGAGGAGTCGAGGGCAATAGCAAACTGATACCGGGGCGCTTTGTAGAATTGGGTTCTCGTGTCGAATTTATTGACTGCCATTGGCGACCAGATCATCATTTGCCGGTAAAATGCAGAGTCGCCGTAGTAGTACAGTAAATGCTCCATCTGCGTAAGCTGATACCTCATATATTCATTCGTCACGCCGCTGTTTGTCCGGTTATAGTTTGTCCATGTGGGTGTATCGTACTTGTGCAGGGTGTTCAGCAACGACTGATAGGCCGCATTATGCACCCGCCGCGCAGCCGTATCGCCCGGAAATACTTCAAGATATTCAGCAAGGCCGATGAGTCCGTTAATAAAACCATTCAGCACCTGTGGCGATTTTTTTGAATTCGGGTATTCTTCAATCCACAAATAACCTTCGGGTGTTTTGCCAATTGTTCCTTTATTGTCCTGCGTGCGGAGCATAAACTGTGCAACCTGCTGCATTTTTACCAGTGCGGTTTTGTCTTTGGTAAGATCATAGTAGCGATACAGAAAGGAAAGCGCCACGCCCTGCGTCATTCCCGAATACCAGGGTGCATTTAAGTCGTGAAACTTGAAACGGTATGGCAGCCCCATGTATTTTCTGTCTTTACTTATTTCCACTAAAGCCGTATCGCAGAAATAGCGATACTGATTAATTACCTGTGCACGGGCGTCTTTGTTTGCCGTGGCCTGGTATTCGTGATAATTCATAATTCCCCAAATGGCAATGGAGAGTGCGTGATATTGTTTGTTCTGCGTAAGAATGCCGGTGCTGTCAATAGCACGGTTGTGCATACCCAGCCATTGTGTGGTGTTGAAGTGAGCCGTAATGCAACTGTAGTTTTTTGGTTTTGGCGCTGTTTGCCCCCATGTCAAATTGAAAAAAAGTAAAAGCAGAACCATTAATCCTTGTCTAAGGAAAACATGTAAAGGCATAAAAAGCGGTTTATTTTGGGGGAGATGATCTAATAACGCACAAATATGGATTGGTTTCAAAAAAAGCGTCGAAATTTCTTACCGCTAACGGATTTTCAGTTTTCGGTCGGATTAAACCTGTTTCCAGTTGCAAAAAGCAGTTAACTGTTTGATTTTTGGTGAATTAACCGTGAGCAGGGCAGGATGTTTCCACGGATACCTGATCATGCGGCTGACAACCGTTAATTTTACATTAGCTCAGGGGAATACGAAAAAATTAATTCCCGGTCTTATCGCATCTAAACCTGCGTTTATCCTTCAATTAAGTTCATTTAGAGAAATTTTTATCCCTGAAAACGTTTACAAACACCCAACATTCCCTTCATATTTTGAAAAAAATGGCGTAACCTCTTGACAACGGGGTATGTTGGGGGATATATTTGCGCCCGATTTTCAGGCATTTTACTCTGGGTGATGGCAAAACTCCTTTTGTAGTGTACTGGAACCATGTATCACTAAACAACCAGGCGAGATAGCCGGTTTACCGGCCCGTAGCAGTACGACTCCCCACACGCACTATGAAACTATCACAGTTCAAATTCACGCTGCCCCGCGAACTTGTTGCCGATTATCCGGCAAAAAACCGCGATGAGTCGCGGCTGATGGTGATTGACCGCAAAACAGGTACAATCGAGCATAAGCTTTTTAAAGACATTCTCGACTACTTTGAAGACGGCGATGCCATGATTTTGAATGATACCAAGGTGTTTCCGGCCCGTTTGTATGGCAATAAGGAAAAAACCGGGGCAAAAATCGAGGTTTTTCTGCTGCGTGAGCTTAACCGCGAAAGCCGTTTGTGGGATGTGCTGGTTGATCCGGCCCGTAAAATCCGTATCGGCAACAAGCTTTATTTTGGCGAAAACGATTCGCTGGTGGCTGAAGTAATTGACAACACCACCTCACGCGGCCGCACACTGCGTTTCCTGTTCGACGGGCCTTACGAGGAATTTAAGAAAACCATTGAGGAGCTGGGCAACACACCCATTCCGAAATACATACGCCGTCCGCTGCAGGCCGATGATGCCGAGCGTTACCAAACCGTGTATGCCCGCGTAGAAGGTGCAGTAGCGGCCCCCACAGCCGGTTTGCACTTTAGCCGCGAGTTGCTTAAGCGCCTCGAACTCAAAGGCGTTGGCTTTGGCATGCTTACCCTGCACGTGGGGCTGGGCAGTTTCCGCCCGGTGGAGGTGGAAGACCTTACCAAACACAAAATGGAATCGGAGCAGGTAGAAATTCCCCAGTCGTGTGCCGATGTGGTGAATGCCGCTAAAATCCGTAAAAAGCGCGTGTGCGCCGTAGGCACCACCTGCGTGCGTGCCATAGAAACCTCCGTTTCTACCGAAGGTTTGCTGAAGCCCTACATCGGCTGGACCAACCGCTTTATTTTTCCGCCGTATGATTTTCAGATTCCCAACTGCATGATTACCAACTTCCACGCGCCCGAATCGACGCTGCTGATGATGGTAACTGCGTTTGGCGGCTATGATCTGATTATGAAGGCATACAAGGAAGCTGTGAAGGAAAAATACCGCTTCCTCAGCTACGGCGATGCCATGCTTATTTTGTAAGCTGAACCACTCTCCAATAAGTGCAAAAGCGCATCATCCGCAAAGGGTGATGCGCTTTTTTTATGGCAGTGTTTACTGCTGTGTAGGTGTTTTGCTGAGTTTTTTCCAAAGCAGATAAGAGTAAACCACTACCCCTGCCGTGCTGAGTAAAATTCCGGAAATGAAGGTGATAAACATGGCTTCGGCCGGTAGCAGAAACACAAGCGGCAGCATGATTAGTGCCATAATTACCCACACACGGCCGCCAAGACGGTGTGTTTTGCGCCACACCTCATCGTTGCTGAGTGTCCACGGGGTGCGGATGCCGGCAAAGTAGTTGGGCTTTACCACCGTCATGTAATTACCCAGGCCGAGAAACAGCAGCAGTACCATGATGGTAATGATGCGCGGAATATCGGTAACTGTGCCCAGCGCGGCTAAAGCGGCCACAACGGGCAGTGCGGCAAAGAAGAGATGAAGCACAAGCCGCAGCGAGCCGAAGCCTTTATCGTCTGCCGCCAGCTGTTTGCGCTTGGGATCGATTTTGGGGATGAGCAGCAGCAGCGGATAGGCAGCCAGCCCGATACATGCAAATACCCAAAACGTGGCGGGGCTGCCCATTCTGTCAACCTGCCCGTCGGGGCCCCAGTGCACAGGTACTTTTTCGGGGTAGCTGCCCCAGGTTACAGCCATAAAAATGAGCGGCGCCAGCGAAAGTGCAAGAAGCACAAGTTCGAAAGGCTTTGTAAAGATCGTTTTCATTGTTTTTTCTTTTTAGGGTTATCATTTTTCGTTTTCAGGCTCATTACCCAGCTCAGTGCTTCATCAAGCACCGTGGTGTTGAGCGTGTAAAGGATAAACTGCCCGTTGCGTTCCGAGGTAACCAAACCAGCCTGCCTGAGCAAATCAAGATGATGCGATATGCTTGGTTTGCTGATGTGAAACGCATCGGCTATTTCTCCTGCGGTCATGTCGCGCTCGCGCAACATCGCCAAAATTTCACGTCGGGTTTCATCGCCTAAGGCTTTAAATAATGTATTCACGAAACAAATTTACAATGAAATTCGATATTTAGATAAATGTCTAAATATTGAACACTGACAGTAGTCAGTGTTTGGTATGGATTGATGAAAGGGCGTTAATTGGTGGATGAAGGAATCACCTGCATTTCACGCAGCATGCGATAGGCCAGTGCCTTACGGGCATTACCGAAATGCGGATTGTTGTAATCAGTTGAGGTGGTGAGCAGGTTGGCGAAGTAATATACTTTGCTGCCCACTTCCACATAACCCACATACCAGCCGGTCATGAGCAGCGAATCGGTATAGCCCCAGCCGGTTTTGCCGTACATGGTAAATTGGCCGTTCGCTTCATTAATCATTATTTTCTTTGTGGTACCCATTGTTTGTTCCGAAAACGGGAGCTTATTGTCGTGCAGGAGTTTTAAAAATTCGATCTGTTGTCCGGCACTGATCCGCAATTTTCCGGTGAGCCAGAATTGTGTTATGCCTCCGGTGGTATCTGCGTTTCCGTAGCCGCACGAATCGAGCCACATCTTCATTCGTGCTGCACCCACACGCCGCGCCAGTTCCTGATAATACCACACGGTTGAGTTTTTGTAGGCTTCCTGCAGATTTTGAGTTTTATTCCAGTTGGGGTTCTGGTGCTTTTTGCCATTCCATTCAAATACCTGCTGTTCATCTTTCAATACACCTGTTTCGAGACCAATAAGTGTATTGCAGATTTTGAAAGTGGAAGCCGGAGTGACTTGCCACGTGGCCATTGACTGATTTACATACGTGTATTGCTGCAACTGCGGGTCGTATAGTACAAAGCAACCCTGCACGCCAATTGAATCGTAGAGGTAGTTCAGGTCATTGCGCATTACCGGGGGCAATGCGGCATGTGGTTTTGCAAAATGCCGGCTGAGTATGTTGTTGAATTGAGTGTATGGTGACTTGTGCATATTCATTCCGGGAAATGTGGTGCTCAGGTGTTTCAACTCATTGAGTGCGCCACGTTTAATAAACCCGTTAAGAATGACGGTATGCTGATTGTTAGCGGTATAACAATTGTCGTAAACTACAAGATGCTGCTTGGGACGATATAGGTCGCAGTATGGGTAAACGGAGAACAATACACATAACTCATCTTCCCTGTCTTCATCCGCATTTTCCAGCCAAACCGTATCAATCTGAGCCGGGGCAAAGCACGATGATGAGATATGCAATGTATCAGGATGAAGAACTGCTTTATATCCATCGTAAGCACTAACCGCCGGGTAAACCAATGTAATCTGATTCCGGTTGGCATCGGGTGCAGTTCGCACGAAAAAGAAAATCAAGGAAGAATCGCTATTGGAAAAGCCCACACCGAAGGAATGGTAATCCATCAATGAATCTCCGGGCTGCAAAGCGAGCAAACGATAAATGCCAATCCGCGAAGTATCTGCCTCCTGCGCACCGAGCAAAGATGCAAAACAGCCAATCAGTGCGGTGAGCAGGAGTTTGCGCATGGTTATACGGTAGTGTTGATGCTGAGTTCTTTCAACTGTTTCGCATCAATAACCGACGGCGAATCGATCATGACATCGCGGCCGGCATTGTTTTTCGGGAAAGCAATGAAATCGCGAATAGAATCGGCACCGCCGAAGAGTGAGCAGAGACGGTCAAAGCCAAAGGCAATGCCGCCGTGCGGAGGTGCGCCAAACTCAAACGCATTCATCAGAAAGCCAAACTGGGCCTGCGCTTCTTCGGGCGTAAAGCCGAGTACGCCAAACATGCGCGCCTGCAAATCGCGGTCGAAAATGCGGATGGAGCCGCCGCCCACTTCCACGCCGTTTATCACCATGTCGTAAGCGTTGGCGCGTACTGCACCGGGATCGGTATCGAGTTTGGCAAGGTCTTCGGGCCAGGGCGCGGTAAACGGGTGGTGCATGGCAAACCAGCGGCCTTCGTCTTCGTTGTACTCCAGCAGCGGGAAATCAATTACCCACAGGCAGGAGAACGTATTCTTATCGCGCAGGCCGAGGCGTGTGCCCAT encodes the following:
- a CDS encoding DUF3098 domain-containing protein; translated protein: MAFGRTNYLIILGGVVMLIIGYLLMVGGGSDDPNVFNEEMFSTRRITVSPIVLLLGFVVVLYGIMHKGKTQA
- a CDS encoding undecaprenyl-diphosphate phosphatase, giving the protein MGIAETLVLAVIEGLTEFLPVSSTGHMIIASSFMGIAADPFVKTFTVAIQLGAILSVLVLYWKRFLQSVNFYVKLAIAFVPAAVFGFLLNDYIDALLENVIVVAVTLVLGGVVFLFIDKWFARNETQGSDEVKPRSALLIGLFQVVAMIPGVSRSAATIIGGLTQGLTRRAAAEFSFFLAVPTMFAATAYKLFKLWKEGGSFTPDQTQMLLLGNVVAFVVAIAAIRGFIGFLSRRGFAVFGWYRIALGLVLLVIHFFFFPLTVA
- the truB gene encoding tRNA pseudouridine(55) synthase TruB; the encoded protein is MRTYDFAAGEVLLIDKPLTWTSFDAVNRVKYQITRRLKIKAKVGHAGTLDPLATGLLIICTGKFTKRLDSFQAQEKEYTGTIVVGATTPCCDLEKPVDAWFETAHISDELLHRTAMQFMGKQTQVPPVFSAIRVNGKRAYEHARSGRETTMPPREVEIPAFDITGIRRITDEQGHALIEVDFRVACSKGTYIRSLARDFGQALGAGGHLSALRRTKIGEFDVKDAITTAQFMELMEEMEKSLNVDGDTA
- the queA gene encoding tRNA preQ1(34) S-adenosylmethionine ribosyltransferase-isomerase QueA, producing MKLSQFKFTLPRELVADYPAKNRDESRLMVIDRKTGTIEHKLFKDILDYFEDGDAMILNDTKVFPARLYGNKEKTGAKIEVFLLRELNRESRLWDVLVDPARKIRIGNKLYFGENDSLVAEVIDNTTSRGRTLRFLFDGPYEEFKKTIEELGNTPIPKYIRRPLQADDAERYQTVYARVEGAVAAPTAGLHFSRELLKRLELKGVGFGMLTLHVGLGSFRPVEVEDLTKHKMESEQVEIPQSCADVVNAAKIRKKRVCAVGTTCVRAIETSVSTEGLLKPYIGWTNRFIFPPYDFQIPNCMITNFHAPESTLLMMVTAFGGYDLIMKAYKEAVKEKYRFLSYGDAMLIL
- a CDS encoding SdpI family protein, producing MKTIFTKPFELVLLALSLAPLIFMAVTWGSYPEKVPVHWGPDGQVDRMGSPATFWVFACIGLAAYPLLLLIPKIDPKRKQLAADDKGFGSLRLVLHLFFAALPVVAALAALGTVTDIPRIITIMVLLLFLGLGNYMTVVKPNYFAGIRTPWTLSNDEVWRKTHRLGGRVWVIMALIMLPLVFLLPAEAMFITFISGILLSTAGVVVYSYLLWKKLSKTPTQQ
- a CDS encoding winged helix-turn-helix transcriptional regulator, translating into MNTLFKALGDETRREILAMLRERDMTAGEIADAFHISKPSISHHLDLLRQAGLVTSERNGQFILYTLNTTVLDEALSWVMSLKTKNDNPKKKKQ
- a CDS encoding class D beta-lactamase, producing MRKLLLTALIGCFASLLGAQEADTSRIGIYRLLALQPGDSLMDYHSFGVGFSNSDSSLIFFFVRTAPDANRNQITLVYPAVSAYDGYKAVLHPDTLHISSSCFAPAQIDTVWLENADEDREDELCVLFSVYPYCDLYRPKQHLVVYDNCYTANNQHTVILNGFIKRGALNELKHLSTTFPGMNMHKSPYTQFNNILSRHFAKPHAALPPVMRNDLNYLYDSIGVQGCFVLYDPQLQQYTYVNQSMATWQVTPASTFKICNTLIGLETGVLKDEQQVFEWNGKKHQNPNWNKTQNLQEAYKNSTVWYYQELARRVGAARMKMWLDSCGYGNADTTGGITQFWLTGKLRISAGQQIEFLKLLHDNKLPFSEQTMGTTKKIMINEANGQFTMYGKTGWGYTDSLLMTGWYVGYVEVGSKVYYFANLLTTSTDYNNPHFGNARKALAYRMLREMQVIPSSTN